GTCATATCGGGCCGTATCTGTTCATGCACCGCTTCCCGCAGCAGATCGATGCCTTCTTCGACAAGGAACAGGAACAAGTCCTCCTTGCTTTTGAAATGGTAATAAATTGTCCCTTTTGCCACATTGGCGCGGGCCGCGATATCGTCCATCGTCGCCCGGTCGAATCCGCGCTCGGAGAAGATATCGATCGCCGCCTGAAAGATTAAACTCGTTTTGTCCTGACGCAAGAATCTCACCACACACCCTGGTATCTGTATTTCACCCTATCATATTTGTCCTCTATTCGCAAACGTCAGAAAAACACCTAGCCCTCTGGCAACGGACAAGTCGGGCTTGCATACAAATAGTTATACAAACGGCTTCTCTCAAATATACTGATCAAAAGACCAAAGGCGAACCGGAGGTTTCAGGGCAAGGGCCCAGACAGAAAGCACTCTAAGCACAAGTTGCGCCATCGGCACATTCGTTTCCGGCCCCGCCATCGAACGACCGGACACTTCCGGATCTGAGCGTCGCTCACGCGAATTCCGGGGCAAAGCGGTGGTTCTTGCGGCGGGTAAGAGGGTGCCAGGCCGCACGAAGGGGGAGTGAACATGGACATTCTGGATCGACTGCAAGCGTACAGGGCTCAAGAACAGCAACTCGCCTGGGAAGGAAGGTTTGTCGATTACCTGGACCTGGTGCGCAAAAATCCCAAGATCGCTGAAACCGCCCATTCCCGTATTTACAATATGATCGCAGCTGCGGGAATCGATACAGATGAGAACGGACGCAAACGGTACCGTTTTTTTGAAAAAGAAATTTTTGGCCTGAATGCTGCACTGGAACGGCTCGTCGAAGAATATTTCCATTCGGCCGCGCGCAGGCTGGACGTGCGCAAGCGGATCCTTTTGCTGATGGGACCGGTCAGCGGCGGAAAATCAACGATCGTCACTCTTTTAAAAAGAGGACTGGAGCAGTACACCCGCACCCCGGAAGGCGCCGTCTACGCCATAAAAGGTTGCCCCATGCACGAGGAACCGCTGCATCTGATTCCGAATGAACTGCGGCCCGAATTTGAAAAAGAGCTTGGCGTGCGAATCGAAGGAAACCTTTGCCCTTCCTGCCGGTTGCGGCTGCAAAACGACTATGGCAACCGGGTGGAAGACGTGCTGGTGGAACGGATCGTCTTCTCGGAAGACGATCGGATCGGCATTGGGACGTTCTCGCCGTCCGATCCCAAATCGCAGGATATTGCCGATCTGACGGGAAGCATCGATTTTTCGACGATCTCGGTGTACGGGTCGGAGTCAGACCCCCGCGCCTATCGGTTCGACGGCGAACTCAACAAAGCCAACCGAGGCTTGATGGAGTTCCAGGAAATGCTGAAGTGCGACGAGAAGTTCCTCTGGCACCTGTTGTCGCTGACGCAGGAGGGCAATTTCAAAGCGGGCCGGTTTGCGCTCATCTCGGCCGACGAGATGATCATCGCCCATACGAACGAATCGGAATACAAGGCGTTTATCGCCAACAAGAAAAATGAGGCGCTGCAATCACGGATGATCGTGATGCCGATCCCCTACAATCTGCGGGTTTCGGATGAGGTCAAAATCTACGAAAAGCTGGTCAAACAAAGCGATCTGAAAAACATCCACATCGCCCCGCATGCGCTGCGCACGGCCGCGATATTCTCGATTCTCACCAGGCTGAAAGAATCGAAAAAACAGGGCATGGACCTGGTCAAAAAGATGTACCTGTACGACGGCACTACGGTTGAGGGTTTCAAGGAAAAGGACGTGCAGGAACTGCGGGCGGAAGCACCGGATGAAGGCATGAGCGGAGTCGATCCGCGCTATGTGATCAACCGCATCTCGAGCGCCCTGATTCGCCGTGACACCCCATGCATCAACGCGTTGGATGTATTGCGGGCATTGAAGGAAGGGCTCGACCAGCATCCGTCGATCACGAAGGAAGAGCGGGAACGTCTGCTCAACTTTATCTCGATCGCCCGCAAAGAGTATGACGAGGAAGCCAAGAAGGAAGTGCAGAAGGCGTTTGTCTACTCCTATGAAGAATCGGCCAAGACGCTGCTCGAGAATTACCTGGACAACGTGGAAGCCTACTGCAACTGGCAAAAGATCAAAGACCCGATCACCGGCGAGGAGATCGATCCGGACGAAAAACTGATGCGGTCGATCGAAGAGCAGATCGGCATCTCCGAAAACGCGAAAAAAGCGTTCCGGGAAGAAATTCTGATTCGCATCTCCACGTACGCGCGGCGCGGCAAAAAATTTGAATACAACTCGCACGAGCGGTTGCGGGAAGCGATTGAACGGAAGCTGTTCGCCGACTTGAAAGATGTGGTCAAGATCACCACATCGACCAAGACGCCGGACGCCACCCAGTTGAAGAAGATCAACGAAGTCACCAAGCGCCTGATCGACGAGCACGGCTACTGCCCGATCTGTGCCAACGAATTGCTGCGCTACACCGGCAGCCTGCTGAATCGCTAAACTTGCGAATGTTTTTGTGGGTCCCCAACGAAGTACTCGGTTATGGTTCGCAGCTCCGCGCACTTTGTTGGGGCCTTGTTATCCGATTTTCGATTCTGCACGGGGATCAGGGA
This portion of the Effusibacillus pohliae DSM 22757 genome encodes:
- a CDS encoding PrkA family serine protein kinase, which translates into the protein MDILDRLQAYRAQEQQLAWEGRFVDYLDLVRKNPKIAETAHSRIYNMIAAAGIDTDENGRKRYRFFEKEIFGLNAALERLVEEYFHSAARRLDVRKRILLLMGPVSGGKSTIVTLLKRGLEQYTRTPEGAVYAIKGCPMHEEPLHLIPNELRPEFEKELGVRIEGNLCPSCRLRLQNDYGNRVEDVLVERIVFSEDDRIGIGTFSPSDPKSQDIADLTGSIDFSTISVYGSESDPRAYRFDGELNKANRGLMEFQEMLKCDEKFLWHLLSLTQEGNFKAGRFALISADEMIIAHTNESEYKAFIANKKNEALQSRMIVMPIPYNLRVSDEVKIYEKLVKQSDLKNIHIAPHALRTAAIFSILTRLKESKKQGMDLVKKMYLYDGTTVEGFKEKDVQELRAEAPDEGMSGVDPRYVINRISSALIRRDTPCINALDVLRALKEGLDQHPSITKEERERLLNFISIARKEYDEEAKKEVQKAFVYSYEESAKTLLENYLDNVEAYCNWQKIKDPITGEEIDPDEKLMRSIEEQIGISENAKKAFREEILIRISTYARRGKKFEYNSHERLREAIERKLFADLKDVVKITTSTKTPDATQLKKINEVTKRLIDEHGYCPICANELLRYTGSLLNR